The Balaenoptera musculus isolate JJ_BM4_2016_0621 chromosome 6, mBalMus1.pri.v3, whole genome shotgun sequence nucleotide sequence CGTTTTCCATACAGTTCTGCCAATATTCCCTAGTATCAATCTACACCTTCTTTGCTAATCAACACCAGCTTATTCCAAAAGAGCTCATGGTAACGAAAAATGCCAAACTCCCTTgaccttaaaagaaaattaagcccAGGGTCCATCCCCCCGTTCCCCCTCTGGGGTATAAGTTTAGTGTAAACCCACAGTGTAACAGTGTATTGCTTTATGGAGTGGGTGtggttgggagggagacaccaTGGTGAGGAAAGTATCAATTAAAGTCACACAAGTATAGGAAGCAGTGAGATAGTAATACACAAAATGGATAACCGCAGTCATTTTCTTAGAGGACTCGACTCGTGGAAGAAGAACTTTGATTGGTGCTGCAAAAACATTTGTATGAAGTAGAAATTGGTTTCAATAACATTAGTAGAGAGTATGTTCTAGTAAGTGGAGGTAACTGGATGCAAAATCCTGGTAGCAATTTAATAGAACAGTCCCAGATGGCTAGGCTGAGGCCAACGCCTAATGAGGACGAAAGCCTTGTCTGTGGGGAATTTTAGATGATACCTGGAGAAATATTACACTGTACATAAACCAAATTGAATCGTTTTCACAAGTGTTGTAAAGTTTCGTATAGTAAAAGGTTTTTTCTGCATGCACTTCAATGTCACAGCAAGAGTGGCATAGGATACCTAAACAAAGAAGAGAGCATTCATGCAAGATATCTAACTCCTAGATATAATAATGCATACAATTCAAAATGATTACACTATCATTACATCTAGGGCTTTCTACAACTACAAGGTGGTGGTTATGGAAAGCGTGGCCCTTGGTATCAGTATCTAAAAAGCACCCACCATCTTCTTCTATATGTGTTCtctttttgagttttttcttcatttttcttaatcaactctgctgttgttgttgcttcttagcaaaactggtaaaaaaaacaaaattgtaatcaTTGAACATAGCGCTCTGGCAATCAAGACGTTTAAAACCTTCAATCTTCTGGGGCGAAGAAAGCACTGTGTGACATTTAGAACTCTGATTTACAAACAGGGTGGTCACAAATTTTCCTGGCTTGAAGGCTTCCACAACTTTCCTGATCAGGTCATCATAGGAGGTCGGACTTAAGTTTGTTTCAAAGCTAACATAAGAAAATTGTGGTTCTGGAATGATGTGAATAGTCCAATAAGTTCCATCCGATTTCATTCCATTCATTGAATAGCCACAAGGATTGAACAGTGTGGGATCAATGACAGAACCTGGTATCAAGTCACGAATTCCACTCTCACGAGGGACATCCTTTGCAGTAACACCATCTTTCATGAAGAACTGGTCCATAACTGCTGGGTCAAGCTCACTCATCAGAATTTCCAGGGTTTGATCTGGCTGACTGATTACCCGACTCCCTGGGAAATCCAAAGTATACAAGTACCAACAATCAGAATTCATGCCTCCCATACAATATGCTGCTCCATTTGGGAAAATTGCATTAAGAAACTCTGTTTCTTCCTGGAAATTCCGGTGTGGGTACCCTTGGTGAGAAGACTTCATGAAATTCTTACAAGAATAAAAGAAGCTTTGAGCCAAACCCACTGTAATCCCTAGCAAGTTTCAACAAGGGAACCAGTGATTTCAGCAAGAGGGAGTACCACATGTCTTCAAAATGAAACGTCTCTTGGAGACAAACATGCTACTCTCATTGAGTACATAAGCTTCCTGCTTGTCAGTTTTTGTCACACTTATGATTGAACACTGCACATCCTTCAAAAGTATGTCCCACTCGGATCTTGGGATGGTGCGAAGATCCCCAGATCCTTGGTTTGCATCGCGTTGCTGCCTGGAGAACCAAACCTCCATCAGCTTCTCGGTCCCTTCGAAAAAATGTGCAACTTCCATCACCGTGAGACTAGCAAACAACCAACAACCACAGAAAATCAACTAAATTAAATCTCTTCTCCCACCGCTGCCACCGAAGCTGCGGATTGTTCCAGCTGTGTTAACTAAACTTCAGGTTCCatttttgctataattttatattaactttttttttaaaaagggttaatAAAATTTTCCcggctttttttgtgtgtgtgtgagcgaaAGTTGAACGTGAGTCTGTTGGAAATAGAGGCAGATACAGCTATCagacctgtcagaatggctatcacacctgtcagaatggctatcatcaaaaaagaccacaaataacaattgttggcaaagatgtagagaaaagggaactcttgtacactgctggtgggaatgtaaattggtgcagcccctatggaaaacaatatggaagttcctcaaaaaactgaaaaagaattaccatatgatctagcagttccactcctggatatatatccaaagaaaacaaaaacactaacttgaaaagatacacgcaccccaatgttcaaaacagcattatttacttacagtagccaagatatggaagcaacctaagtgtccatcaacagatgaatggataaagaagatgtggtgtgtgtgtgtgtgtgtggtgtgtgtgtgtgtgtgtgtataatggaatactactcagccataagaaagaatgaaattttgccacttgcagtgacatggatggacctggagggtattatgcttagtgaaatgtcagactgAGGACGATAGATACTGTAtgttgtcacttatatgtggaatctaagaaataaaacaaattaatataacAACTGAAACAGACttaaagatatagagaacaaaccagtggttatcagtggggagaggaaaggcagaGGGGTTAAGAGCtacatactactatgtataaaataaataagctacaaggatatattttacagcacagggaatatagccaatattttataatagctttaaatggagtacaagctataaaaaaattttga carries:
- the LOC118897513 gene encoding S-adenosylmethionine decarboxylase proenzyme-like, which gives rise to MEVAHFFEGTEKLMEVWFSRQQRDANQGSGDLRTIPRYLYTLDFPGSRVISQPDQTLEILMSELDPAVMDQFFMKDGVTAKDVPRESGIRDLIPGSVIDPTLFNPCGYSMNGMKSDGTYWTIHIIPEPQFSYVSFETNLSPTSYDDLIRKVVEAFKPGKFVTTLFVNQSSKCHTVLSSPQKIEGFKRLDCQSAMFNDYNFVFFTSFAKKQQQQQS